The following proteins are encoded in a genomic region of Triticum dicoccoides isolate Atlit2015 ecotype Zavitan chromosome 1B, WEW_v2.0, whole genome shotgun sequence:
- the LOC119321187 gene encoding ribonuclease 1-like — MAFGMAFRTALLCLLGMLIASPAIAVSDSGIYYQIGLMWPGAYCAQTTGGCCMPKSPVVPAADFYVSGFTVFNATTDAPETSCSGTPFNSGEILEISGLRQFWSNIKCPSNNGQSSWKSAWKTSGVCSGLDDKAYFQAAIALRSKINPLSRLVSKGIKPDFGLYSLEKIKKVIQAGTGVTPVIQCSKGPFDKFQLYQIFICVAGDAKTLIECPKPQKFTCSDEILFHPFKKWMLKQAASSVSYAEAFEMAGAVMGY; from the exons ATGGCTTTCGGTATGGCTTTCAGGACAGCACTGCTGTGCCTTCTTGGCATGCTGATAGCTTCCCCTGCCATTGCCGTTTCTGATTCTGGTATCTACTACCAGATTGGTTTGATG TGGCCGGGAGCATACTGCGCGCAGACCACCGGCGGATGCTGCATGCCCAAGAGCCCTGTCGTGCCGGCGGCCGACTTCTACGTATCGGGCTTTACCGTCTTCAACGCGACGACCGACGCCCCCGAGACCAGCTGCAGCGGCACTCCTTTCAACTCCGGCGAG ATCCTGGAAATCAGCGGTCTGAGGCAGTTCTGGAGCAACATCAAGTGCCCCAGCAACAACGGCCAGAGCAGCTGGAAGAGCGCCTGGAAGACGTCCGGCGTCTGCTCCGGCCTCGACGACAAGGCCTACTTCCAAGCCGCGATCGCCCTCCGTAGCAAGATCAACCCCCTCTCTCGCCTCGTCTCCAAAG GGATCAAGCCGGACTTTGGCCTGTACAGCTTGGAGAAGATCAAGAAGGTCATCCAGGCGGGCACCGGCGTGACGCCGGTGATCCAGTGCAGCAAAGGGCCGTTCGATAAGTTCCAGCTGTACCAAATCTTCATCTGCGTGGCCGGGGACGCCAAAACGCTCATCGAGTGCCCGAAACCGCAGAAGTTCACGTGCTCCGACGAGATCCTCTTCCACCCCTTCAAGAAGTGGATGCTAAAGCAGGCCGCGTCCTCGGTGTCCTACGCCGAAGCATTCGAGATGGCCGGAGCTGTCATGGGATACTGA